A genome region from Gigantopelta aegis isolate Gae_Host chromosome 3, Gae_host_genome, whole genome shotgun sequence includes the following:
- the LOC121367684 gene encoding splicing factor, suppressor of white-apricot homolog isoform X1: MATNWLWTEEDENQKHDSSKEQEELFVFGYACKLFRDDEKASYIDSGRHLIPWMGDDQMMIDRYDGRGHLYDLSAYDASNLKAEDQELSEKEKHIEAACNEERYLELHTDVAEAEMYQEEEWKRYYESLQEGYKAVGFSYEQPGGVDEEETKQEDVPVAPEDLPFEAPPELQVPTGCQIPSSVKQNTIIEKTAKFTAQHGAQMEIILKIKQGGNAQFKFLSFEDPLNAYYKHMVQMIKSGKFKPKMVGLERQNSNEDNAHHAHGYLHPILSSTATAAPPVSKPIQMPKVCVHTTSYGQLIKSITKSRAETAEKQKRKLELEHQASPSTLDPPPLPPFISDPNYSSSHSGLPPPPGTEPVVLPSQNEYPQLTEDVDNLLENSSESTATPPSIVPPPPDIQPIIDRMAMYVAKNGAEFEMVVKSKKDERFAFLLPHHVHFRYYDFKKCLFLEQMESGRKAKAELEAAAAQKGVSFSIKMKPKEQESVTQLKKPLFDYGSSEDEREGESDGQRDKNEISRSSTPLSEAGHTSDSKSEIPPEVLQKKLAEEKFKDRLAAVAREKLTQANKEKQMQAERKRKAAMFINQLKASGPLLSSDLPASPLTSRSSTPGASSSKDGIDGIVSTSEIEKIDYHHGKSSLGKKSSHSRRGSRSPNHRSRRRSPTPPSAFSNARWSRSRSPPSRRSPPPSEWWPLPNPRLSKRLIRSPPHRKRSRSRERSPSKKRSRSRSPSSKSKKHKKHDRSPKKKKKDKDKDRSRDKEDKGRHRSKEKKDKRKDRHRDSKSKSKQDEEKTESDSINTIVIVSDDAECDDDMKTGSSEQVEQDNSKSPKHYEAHSPVGPRTPDEPSPLPHNVDNTNMNGAHHPLPLSSTGSNANSGQASPAARKVDAPVSQHLLSRVREILKASRDSIKAEEAGLPNS, translated from the exons ATGGCGACCAACTGGTTGTGGACAGAAGAAGATGAGAATCAGAAACACGATTCAAGTAAAGAGCAAGAAGAGTTATTTGTTTTTGGCTACGCCTGCAAGCTATTCCGAGATGACGAAAAAGCTTCTTACATCGATTCTGGCCGACATCTTATTCCATGGATGGGTGACGACCAAATGATGATTGACAG ATATGATGGTAGAGGTCATCTTTATGACTTATCGGCGTATGATGCCAGTAACCTGAAGGCAGAAGACCAGGAGCTCTCTGAGAAGGAGAAACATATTGAAGCTGCCTGCAATGAAGAGAGATATCTCGAACTTCACACAGATGTTGCCGAAGCAGAAATGTATCAAG aggaaGAATGGAAACGATACTACGAATCTCTTCAAGAAGGTTACAAGGCGGTTGGCTTCAGCTATGAACAGCCTGGAGGAGTGGATGAGGAGGAGACCAAACAAG AGGATGTACCTGTTGCTCCGGAAGATCTACCATTTGAGGCCCCTCCAGAACTCCAGGTTCCGACAGGCTGTCAAATT CCATCGTCTGTGAAACAGAACACAATAATAGAGAAAACTGCCAAATTTACCGCCCAGCATGGAGCCCAGATGGAGATTATTCTGAAGATCAAACAGGGAGGTAACGCGCAGTTCAAGTTCCTTTCGTTCGAAGATCCACTGAATGCGTACTACAAACACATGGTCCAGATGATCAAATCAGGGAAATTCAAACCAAAGATGGTCGGGCTTGAGCGACAAAACA GTAATGAGGATAATGCTCATCATGCACATGGCTATCTTCATCCGATCCTCTCTAGTACAGCTACTGCCGCTCCACCG gTGAGCAAACCCATCCAGATGCCAAAAGTGTGTGTACACACAACATCATATGGTCAGTTGATCAAGTCAATCACAAAGAGTCGAGCCGAAACGGCAGAAAAACAAAA GAGAAAACTGGAATTGGAACACCAAGCAAGTCCATCGACATTGGACCCACCCCCACTGCCACCATTCATCAGTGATCCAAACTACAGCTCTAGTCATTCCGGATTACCTCCACCCCCTGGAACCGAGCCAGTTGTTCTTCCCTCTCAGAATGAATATCCCCAACTAACAGAAGATGTTGATAATCTGCTGGAAAATAGTTCAGA AAGTACGGCCACACCTCCCTCAATAGTACCTCCCCCTCCTGATATCCAGCCAATTATTGATCGAATGGCCATGTACGTTGCTAAGAATGGGGCGGAGTTTGAGATGGTTGTCAAGAGCAAGAAGGATGAGAGATTTGCTTTCCTGTTACCACATCATGTCCATTTCCGCTACTACGACTTCAAAAAGTGTCTCTTCTTGgag CAGATGGAGTCAGGCAGAAAGGCGAAGGCTGAGCTGGAAGCAGCAGCCGCTCAGAAAGGAGTTAGTTTCTCCATCAAGATGAAACCTAAAGAGCAGGAGAGTGTGACACAGCTGAAGAAACCACTGTTTGACTATGGAAGTAGTGAGGATGAGCGGGAAG GTGAATCAGATGGACAGAGAGACAAGAATGAAATCTCGCGAAGTTCAACCCCTCTCTCCGAGGCAGGACATACCTCCGACTCAAAAAGTGAAATTCCTCCAGAAGTCTTACAAAAGAAACTTG CTGAAGAAAAATTCAAAGACCGTCTGGCAGCCGTTGCACGTGAGAAGTTAACCCAAGCTAACAAGGAGAAGCAGATGCAAgcggagagaaagagaaaggcAGCCATGTTTATCAACCAGCTCAAGGCGTCTGGTCCGCTCCTAAGTTCAGATTTACCAG CCTCTCCATTGACTAGCAGATCATCAACTCCAGGAGCGTCGTCAAGTAAGGACGGAATTGACGGAATTGTCTCTACTAGCGAGATCGAGAAAATAGATTATCATCATGGCAAGTCTAGTCTTGGGAAGAAGTCCAGCCATTCGAGGCGAGGTTCCAGGTCACCCAATCACAGATCACGCAGACGGTCTCCAACTCCACCCAGTGCTTTCAGTAATGCCAGATG GTCACGTTCCAGATCTCCACCTTCCAGGAGATCGCCTCCACCTTCTGAGTGGTGGCCATTACCGAATCCTCGATTGTCAAAGAGGCTAATCCGCTCACCTCCACACAGAAAAAGGTCACGGTCAAGAGAAAGGAGTCCAAGTAAAAAACGTTCTCGGTCAAGGTCACCCAGTAGTAAATCGAAAAAACACAAGAAGCATGACAG GTCaccaaagaaaaagaagaaagataaagataaagacAGAAGTCGTGATAAGGAAGACAAAGGAAGACACAGATCCAAAGAGAAAAAAGACAAACGAAAAGACCGACACAGAGACTCAAAATCCAAATCTAAACAGGATGAGGAGAAAACTGAAAGTGACTCTATAAACACGATTGTTATTGTTAGTGATGATGCAGAGTGTGATGACGATATGAAAACGGGGAGCAGTGAACAGGTTGAACAAGATAATTCTAAGTCACCAAAACATTATGAAGCACATAGTCCTGTGGG GCCAAGAACACCGGATgaaccatcaccactaccacatAATGTTGACAACACCAACATGAATGGTGCACATCATCCGCTGCCTCTGAGCAGTACGGGTAGCAATGCCAACAGTGGGCAGGCATCTCCGGCAGCCAGAAAAGTGGACGCACCTGTTTCGCAG CATCTCTTGTCTCGTGTGCGAGAAATACTGAAGGCATCCAGAGACTCCATAAAGGCAGAAGAGGCAGGACTTCCAAATTCATGA
- the LOC121367684 gene encoding splicing factor, suppressor of white-apricot homolog isoform X2 produces MYQEEEWKRYYESLQEGYKAVGFSYEQPGGVDEEETKQEDVPVAPEDLPFEAPPELQVPTGCQIPSSVKQNTIIEKTAKFTAQHGAQMEIILKIKQGGNAQFKFLSFEDPLNAYYKHMVQMIKSGKFKPKMVGLERQNSNEDNAHHAHGYLHPILSSTATAAPPVSKPIQMPKVCVHTTSYGQLIKSITKSRAETAEKQKRKLELEHQASPSTLDPPPLPPFISDPNYSSSHSGLPPPPGTEPVVLPSQNEYPQLTEDVDNLLENSSESTATPPSIVPPPPDIQPIIDRMAMYVAKNGAEFEMVVKSKKDERFAFLLPHHVHFRYYDFKKCLFLEQMESGRKAKAELEAAAAQKGVSFSIKMKPKEQESVTQLKKPLFDYGSSEDEREGESDGQRDKNEISRSSTPLSEAGHTSDSKSEIPPEVLQKKLAEEKFKDRLAAVAREKLTQANKEKQMQAERKRKAAMFINQLKASGPLLSSDLPASPLTSRSSTPGASSSKDGIDGIVSTSEIEKIDYHHGKSSLGKKSSHSRRGSRSPNHRSRRRSPTPPSAFSNARWSRSRSPPSRRSPPPSEWWPLPNPRLSKRLIRSPPHRKRSRSRERSPSKKRSRSRSPSSKSKKHKKHDRSPKKKKKDKDKDRSRDKEDKGRHRSKEKKDKRKDRHRDSKSKSKQDEEKTESDSINTIVIVSDDAECDDDMKTGSSEQVEQDNSKSPKHYEAHSPVGPRTPDEPSPLPHNVDNTNMNGAHHPLPLSSTGSNANSGQASPAARKVDAPVSQHLLSRVREILKASRDSIKAEEAGLPNS; encoded by the exons ATGTATCAAG aggaaGAATGGAAACGATACTACGAATCTCTTCAAGAAGGTTACAAGGCGGTTGGCTTCAGCTATGAACAGCCTGGAGGAGTGGATGAGGAGGAGACCAAACAAG AGGATGTACCTGTTGCTCCGGAAGATCTACCATTTGAGGCCCCTCCAGAACTCCAGGTTCCGACAGGCTGTCAAATT CCATCGTCTGTGAAACAGAACACAATAATAGAGAAAACTGCCAAATTTACCGCCCAGCATGGAGCCCAGATGGAGATTATTCTGAAGATCAAACAGGGAGGTAACGCGCAGTTCAAGTTCCTTTCGTTCGAAGATCCACTGAATGCGTACTACAAACACATGGTCCAGATGATCAAATCAGGGAAATTCAAACCAAAGATGGTCGGGCTTGAGCGACAAAACA GTAATGAGGATAATGCTCATCATGCACATGGCTATCTTCATCCGATCCTCTCTAGTACAGCTACTGCCGCTCCACCG gTGAGCAAACCCATCCAGATGCCAAAAGTGTGTGTACACACAACATCATATGGTCAGTTGATCAAGTCAATCACAAAGAGTCGAGCCGAAACGGCAGAAAAACAAAA GAGAAAACTGGAATTGGAACACCAAGCAAGTCCATCGACATTGGACCCACCCCCACTGCCACCATTCATCAGTGATCCAAACTACAGCTCTAGTCATTCCGGATTACCTCCACCCCCTGGAACCGAGCCAGTTGTTCTTCCCTCTCAGAATGAATATCCCCAACTAACAGAAGATGTTGATAATCTGCTGGAAAATAGTTCAGA AAGTACGGCCACACCTCCCTCAATAGTACCTCCCCCTCCTGATATCCAGCCAATTATTGATCGAATGGCCATGTACGTTGCTAAGAATGGGGCGGAGTTTGAGATGGTTGTCAAGAGCAAGAAGGATGAGAGATTTGCTTTCCTGTTACCACATCATGTCCATTTCCGCTACTACGACTTCAAAAAGTGTCTCTTCTTGgag CAGATGGAGTCAGGCAGAAAGGCGAAGGCTGAGCTGGAAGCAGCAGCCGCTCAGAAAGGAGTTAGTTTCTCCATCAAGATGAAACCTAAAGAGCAGGAGAGTGTGACACAGCTGAAGAAACCACTGTTTGACTATGGAAGTAGTGAGGATGAGCGGGAAG GTGAATCAGATGGACAGAGAGACAAGAATGAAATCTCGCGAAGTTCAACCCCTCTCTCCGAGGCAGGACATACCTCCGACTCAAAAAGTGAAATTCCTCCAGAAGTCTTACAAAAGAAACTTG CTGAAGAAAAATTCAAAGACCGTCTGGCAGCCGTTGCACGTGAGAAGTTAACCCAAGCTAACAAGGAGAAGCAGATGCAAgcggagagaaagagaaaggcAGCCATGTTTATCAACCAGCTCAAGGCGTCTGGTCCGCTCCTAAGTTCAGATTTACCAG CCTCTCCATTGACTAGCAGATCATCAACTCCAGGAGCGTCGTCAAGTAAGGACGGAATTGACGGAATTGTCTCTACTAGCGAGATCGAGAAAATAGATTATCATCATGGCAAGTCTAGTCTTGGGAAGAAGTCCAGCCATTCGAGGCGAGGTTCCAGGTCACCCAATCACAGATCACGCAGACGGTCTCCAACTCCACCCAGTGCTTTCAGTAATGCCAGATG GTCACGTTCCAGATCTCCACCTTCCAGGAGATCGCCTCCACCTTCTGAGTGGTGGCCATTACCGAATCCTCGATTGTCAAAGAGGCTAATCCGCTCACCTCCACACAGAAAAAGGTCACGGTCAAGAGAAAGGAGTCCAAGTAAAAAACGTTCTCGGTCAAGGTCACCCAGTAGTAAATCGAAAAAACACAAGAAGCATGACAG GTCaccaaagaaaaagaagaaagataaagataaagacAGAAGTCGTGATAAGGAAGACAAAGGAAGACACAGATCCAAAGAGAAAAAAGACAAACGAAAAGACCGACACAGAGACTCAAAATCCAAATCTAAACAGGATGAGGAGAAAACTGAAAGTGACTCTATAAACACGATTGTTATTGTTAGTGATGATGCAGAGTGTGATGACGATATGAAAACGGGGAGCAGTGAACAGGTTGAACAAGATAATTCTAAGTCACCAAAACATTATGAAGCACATAGTCCTGTGGG GCCAAGAACACCGGATgaaccatcaccactaccacatAATGTTGACAACACCAACATGAATGGTGCACATCATCCGCTGCCTCTGAGCAGTACGGGTAGCAATGCCAACAGTGGGCAGGCATCTCCGGCAGCCAGAAAAGTGGACGCACCTGTTTCGCAG CATCTCTTGTCTCGTGTGCGAGAAATACTGAAGGCATCCAGAGACTCCATAAAGGCAGAAGAGGCAGGACTTCCAAATTCATGA
- the LOC121389257 gene encoding uncharacterized protein LOC121389257, producing the protein MVSKVNVSLQLSTFLLNGHDIRYLSLSDNCYVCSTDFVKMSKVKAIPLFLATDILNGIEQDKKNFYRIHSRFAKDGLATKLTFKDAVLVGINNSSGIWFYSVQGLFQAVFEYHNRKTQRLCMVELLNLWLARYDDKLASAVSVEVKMTDELADIETSSAIQSDINITATNLHSADSVLNTNSELQSTTNDFSKSDLKSVAANCKSETTVNLSSKISLPCADILIRAKDEQLLKGDKPNIINISGYNSMKDLLNSFLQALKTEHERFPRTTCIDPSQMETVCCVLEVLTDELNESSQGFPFDLIARYQAEVEKHSPPFNKKNNFDILWNRDIALCVISDWLGENFNQLEPEIALKVEKFKSDHIECIDSLPQAEAMIDMLFPSCMKCLLCSWIGIREDSAEPSLFVDHDYGNRSKRCKRSYQTSRNLFPLIQIILEFTNNALISGVAHVVFTRLMLTT; encoded by the exons ATGGTATCCAAAGTAAATGTTTCCCTTCAACTGTcaacatttttgttaaatggACATGATATTCGATATTTATCACTTTCAGACAACTGTTATGTTTGTTCAACAGACTTTGTAAAGATG tcaAAGGTGAAAGCTATTCCACTGTTTCTGGCTACAGATATCTTAAATGGCATTGAACAAGACAAGAAAAACTTCTACAGAATACACAGTCGCTTTGCAAAAGATGGTCTGGCAACAAAACTGACTTTTAAGG ATGCAGTGTTGGTGGGTATCAACAACAGCAGTGGAATCTGGTTCTACTCGGTGCAGGGACTGTTTCAAGCCGTGTTTGAATATCACAACAGGAAGACGCAGAGACTCTGTATGGTAGAACTACTT AATTTATGGCTGGCACGTTATGACGACAAATTGGCTTCAGCTGTTAGTGTAgaagtgaaaatgacagatgaatTGGCAGATATTGAAACATCATCAGCTATCCAGTCGGATATAAACATTACTGCAACAAATCTGCATTCAGCAGACAGTGTGTTGAATACTAATAGTGAACTGCAATCAACTACCAATGATTTTTCTAAATCTGATCTTAAATCTGTAGCTGCTAACTGCAAGTCAGAAACGACAGTAAATTTAAGTTCCAAAATATCTTTACCATGTGCAGACATTTTGATTCGTGCTAAAGATGAACAGTTGCTGAAAGGTGACAAGccaaacataattaatatttcaggaTACAACTCAATGAAAGATCTTTTAAACAGCTTTTTGCAAGCATTAAAAACAGAACATGAGAGATTTCCTCGTACAACATGCATTGATCCATCACAAATGGAAACCGTTTGCTGTGTTTTAGAAGTGCTCACAGATGAATTAAATGAGTCATCCCAAGGATTTCCATTTGATCTCATAGCTCGATATCAGGCAGAGGTTGAGAAGCATTCACCTCCCTTtaacaagaaaaataattttgacattttatggAATCGAGATATAGCTCTGTGTGTTATTTCTGATTGGCTAGGAGAGAACTTCAATCAGTTAGAACCTGAAATTGCTCTGAAAGTTGAGAAATTTAAAAGTGATCACATTGAGTGTATAGACAGCTTGCCTCAAGCGGAAGCCATGATTGACATGTTGTTTCCTTCCTGTATGAAATGTCTTCTGTGTTCCTGGATTGGCATTCGTGAAGACAGTGCTGAACCAAGTCTTTTTGTGGATCACGATTATGGTAATCGGTCAAAGCGATGCAAACGTAGTTATCAGACGAGTCGGAACTTATTCCCATTGATTCAAATAATATTAGAGTTCACAAACAATGCTTTGATTTCTGGAGTGGCTCATGTGGTGTTCACAAGACTTATGCTAACAACATAG